In Pedobacter sp. WC2423, the following are encoded in one genomic region:
- a CDS encoding DUF4145 domain-containing protein yields MDQTYEKYFCQACRGERKHIVLFEKKTKGSEDEYNFQWINRFRVIECAGCENISFLKMYGDNFMMREDPDGGMEYYEDAEVYPPYLYQGEELSGIHQVPENIKSIYKETINALKVGSLLLTAAGFRALIEATCNHLKIKHTNLAERIDLLHSNGYLTKAESRRLHSIRFLGNSALHEIQTPKADQLVILLSIVNHLLSNLFISDKLLKSKLDIPLDNYEDFTNVIKRSVRKDMIGTEVELDDLLGKAKRLMSNKDYKSFTASFTEEAVKGAFDFLELSEAGSARFKVLKESKVFSTFDIGL; encoded by the coding sequence ATGGATCAGACCTACGAAAAATATTTCTGCCAGGCATGTAGAGGCGAACGGAAGCACATTGTCCTCTTTGAGAAAAAAACAAAAGGCTCAGAGGATGAATATAACTTCCAATGGATTAACCGTTTCCGAGTTATCGAATGCGCGGGTTGTGAGAATATTTCCTTCCTTAAGATGTACGGGGATAACTTCATGATGAGAGAAGATCCCGATGGAGGCATGGAGTACTATGAGGATGCGGAGGTCTATCCACCTTATTTATATCAGGGCGAGGAGCTCAGCGGCATACACCAAGTTCCTGAAAACATCAAGAGCATCTATAAAGAGACCATCAACGCACTCAAAGTCGGTTCCTTGCTGCTAACGGCCGCGGGCTTTCGTGCTTTGATCGAGGCCACGTGCAACCACCTGAAGATCAAACATACCAATCTTGCAGAACGTATAGACCTGTTGCACAGCAATGGCTACCTTACCAAGGCAGAATCCCGTAGGCTGCATTCGATCAGGTTTCTAGGAAATAGTGCACTTCACGAAATCCAGACGCCGAAGGCAGATCAACTGGTGATCCTTTTGAGCATTGTCAACCACCTGTTGAGCAATTTGTTCATTAGTGATAAACTGCTGAAGAGCAAACTAGATATTCCCTTGGATAACTATGAGGATTTCACCAATGTGATCAAGCGATCTGTACGAAAAGATATGATCGGAACTGAGGTAGAATTGGACGATCTGCTGGGCAAGGCAAAGCGTTTGATGTCCAACAAAGACTATAAATCCTTTACGGCTTCATTTACCGAAGAAGCCGTAAAGGGAGCCTTCGATTTCCTTGAGCTAAGCGAGGCGGGTAGCGCCAGGTTTAAGGTTTTGAAGGAGTCCAAGGTGTTCAGCACCTTCGATATCGGTCTTTAG